TTTTCAAGCTTTGGCAGATAGGCAGTTCGGCAGATGGGCAGATGGTCCCAAAAGCCCTGGGGCTGATCCTTGCCCACCCGGCTTCTATCTGCCTATCTGCCGACCTGCCCATCTGCCGGATGCTTGAAAAATCGTGCTTCCCCGGCGCTGGGAAAGGTTGTCCCGACGCCATTCTCACCAACCGAACGGCTCTGCTATCAGACAAAATTCTATTTTACGATTCTACCATACCCCAGCGCTAAGCCTGAAAATCGGGCTTCTTCGGACGACGGTCAAGGCTGTCCTGACGGCCGGTCAGGACAGAGCACCTTCGACAGACGGTGTCGCCGGCCCCTCGAAGGCCTTCAGGGCCTCATAGGCCCTCTGCATAGTCTCCTGCAGACGGGCGACGACGCCCGGCAGGGCCTCCGGCGGCACCGCCGCCAGTCGGACCGGCGGGAGCCACCGGATGTAGGCGGTCACCGAAGGCCGTCGGAACCACCGCCAGGCGTGCCGGTGCAGGGGTTCGGGGGTCGCCCAGTGGACGTCCGTCAGGGGTGCATAACGGAGGACGACCGGATAGACCGGCAAGCCCGTGGCGCTGGCCAGGGCGAACAATCCCCGCCGGAAGGGCATGAGACCGTCGTGGTCCGAAATCCGGCCCTCCGGGAAGAAGACGACCCACAGACCCGCCCGGACCCGGCGGCGGAGCGCTTCGACCTGCCGCCGGATCGTCAGGGCGCTCCCCCGGTGGACAAAGACGGTCCCGGCATAGCGGGCCAAAAAGCCGATGACCGGCCAGCGCCGGATTTCGGCCTTCGCCGCAAATACGCAGGGCACCATCGAACCCAGTACGCAAACGTCCAGGTAGCTCAGGTGGTTGCTGACGATGATCCCGGGCGTCGCCGCTCTGGGCGGGTCTCCCGCCGAGACCGGGCGGACGCCCCACAGACGCAGAAGTCCCCGGAACCACCGTCGGGCCCACCGGGCCCGGCGTCGGAGCCGGCGGGGTCCCACGAGCGTGCTCAGGGAGGCCAAGAAAACGAGGCCCGTCCACAGGACCGTCGTCCACGTACGCCAGACGACCCGCACCATAGGGGCGTAGTGCAAGATGCGATGCAGGATACAAGATGCGAGATGCAGGATGAGAATGGGAAATGGAAATCTCGGTGTGGCCCATCCGGGAATCCCGAACACCCGGCCCCGCCCCGTTAGGGCGGGGTCCGGCGTCCTTCGGGAGTTCGGGCATTCGACCGATGAACAGGGAAGCCACTTTCACCCGAGTCCCGCTCGAACGGGTCGGGCTGGGATTTCCCATTCCGCATGCCCATCCTGCATCTATCCTGCGTCTTCCCAAGCGCTCAGGCGTCGAGTCCCATCGGCTGAGGCCCCGACATCATAGGCAAAGAGCTCGCCCCGGTGGTTTCGGAGGACCCAAACGTCCGGCCCGACGGCGACCCGGTAGTCGGGCAGGAGGGGGACCTTCCCGCCGCCGTCGGGAAGGTCCACGACGTAAGTCGGAATCGCGATCCCCGAGATGTGACCCCGCAAGCCCTCCATGATTTCCAGGCCCCGGGTCAGGGACGTCCGGAAATGATGCGTCCCCCGGACGGGGTCCGCATGATGCAGGTAGTAGGGCTTGATGCAGGCCCGGACCAAGGCCCGATGGAGGGCCCGCTGGGTCTCGACGTCGTCGTTGATCCCCCGCAGGAGGACCGCTTGATTGAGGACGGGGACGCCGACCCGCAGGAGCATTTGGACAGTCGCACGGGCCTCCGGCGTGACTTCCCGGGGGTGATTGAACTGCGTGAGGCACCAGATAGGCCCGTAGCGGTCGAGGACGGTTAGGAGCGCCGGGTCCCAGACCCGCATGGGAAGCGTCACGGGGACCCGCGTGCCCAAGCGGATGATCTCGACGTGAGGAATCGACCGTAGGGCCCGCAAGAGGCGGGCCAGGACGGACGTCGGCAGGACGAGGGGGTCGCCGCCCGAGAGGATCACGTCCCGGACCTCCGGATGACGGCGGATGTAGTCCACGGCCGCGTCCAGATGCCGGACGGCCGTCGCCACGCCGGGTCGTCCCAGGATGCGCTTCCGGAAGCAGTGCCGGCAAAAGGTCGAACACATGTTGGAGACGATCAGGAGGACCCGGTCCGCGTACCGGTGGATGAGGCCCGGGACGACCTCGAGACGGCGCTCGCCCAAGGGGTCCGGGGAAAGCCCCATCGGACTGGCGACTTCTTCCAAATCCGGGACGGCCTGCCGCCGGATGGGGTCGGCCGGGTCGTCGGGGTCCATCAGACTCGCGTAGTAGGGCGATATGACGACCGGATAGACAGCGGCGACCGAATCGAGGCCCTCGGCCGCGCCAGTTCGGAGGAGTCCAAGCCGCGCCAGGTCCGCCGCCGTGCGGATTAAGTGACGCCACTGCCACCGCCAGTCGTACCAGCGGCGCCGGGGCACGTCCGACCACGCCGGGAACCGGCGCCACGGGGCGTGGCCGGCCGGAATCCACCGTCGGAGGCACTGCCGGATCAACGGGCCGTACGCTGTCTGTCGGGCGACACGCATGGAACCTCCTTTCGGGAATTCGGGAGTTCGGGAGCTCGGGAATTCGGCGGTCCGGGAATTCGGGACCCCATAGACCATCCGGTATTCCGTATCCCGCATCCCGTCGGGGTCCACGATCCCTTTCGCCGAGACCCGGCCCCCGGGACCTGAGACCCTCATCGGTCGTCCCCGTTGTCTGCTCCCCTGGTCTGACCTATAATACAGACCACCCGGCGTGAATCCCAGACCGCCAGCGCCTCCCATCGGCCGCACGCCGATAACCCGGTACCTGGGACCGATTCCGGAGGTCGCCTCATGCCGCAGACGATGACGATCCCGGTCCAAATTCGTGAGCGAGTCGGCAAGGAGGTCGCCCGCAAGATCCGTCAGCGGGGCCGCATCCCCGGCATCGTGTACGGTCCGGGCCGCTCACCGGTGCCCATCGAGCTGGACCCCCGGCCCGTCGTGCACCTGCTGGAACAGGGGATTGCCGAAAACACGCTGGTCGAGCTCCGGACGGACGACAACCAGCGCTGGCTCTGCCTCCTGAAGGACTACCAGCTCGACCCCGTCCGGGATACCCTCCTGCACGCCGACTTCTACGCCGTCCAGGCCGACGTGGCCCTGACCCTCCGGGTCCCCATCCGCCTGGTCGGCGAGCCCCCGGCCCTGAAGGCCGGCGCCGTCCTTCAGTTCTTGGTCCGTGAAATTGAGGTCGAATGTCTGCCGAAGGACATCCCCGAAGTCATCGAGGTCGATATCTCGAACCTCGAACTCAACGACTTCATCCAGGTCCGGGACCTGAAGCTCCCGCCCGGCGTGCGGGCCGTCGAAGACCCCGATGAGGTCATCGTGACCCTCACGGCCGCCGAGGAGTACGTCGAGGAGGCGGTCGCCCCGGCCCTGGCGGAGGCCCCGGAACCCGAAGTCATCAAGCGGGGCAAGACGGAAGAAGAGGAAGAGTAGCCCGTGGGGGTCTCGCCGTTTTTGCGGGCCGTCGTGGGCTTGGGGAATCCGGGGGCGGCGTATGCCCGGACCCGCCACAACGTCGGCTTCATGCTGGTCGACCGCATCCGCCGGGCGGCCCAGGTCCAGAAGAAACGGACCCTCGAGGGGGCCGTCCAAGTCATCGCCGTCCGGTGGGAGGACTGGGACCTCTATCTGGTCAAGCCCCTGACCTATATGAACCTGAGCGGTGCCGGCGTCCGGCTCGCCCAGTCCCGG
This region of bacterium HR11 genomic DNA includes:
- the kamA gene encoding L-lysine 2,3-aminomutase, with amino-acid sequence MRVARQTAYGPLIRQCLRRWIPAGHAPWRRFPAWSDVPRRRWYDWRWQWRHLIRTAADLARLGLLRTGAAEGLDSVAAVYPVVISPYYASLMDPDDPADPIRRQAVPDLEEVASPMGLSPDPLGERRLEVVPGLIHRYADRVLLIVSNMCSTFCRHCFRKRILGRPGVATAVRHLDAAVDYIRRHPEVRDVILSGGDPLVLPTSVLARLLRALRSIPHVEIIRLGTRVPVTLPMRVWDPALLTVLDRYGPIWCLTQFNHPREVTPEARATVQMLLRVGVPVLNQAVLLRGINDDVETQRALHRALVRACIKPYYLHHADPVRGTHHFRTSLTRGLEIMEGLRGHISGIAIPTYVVDLPDGGGKVPLLPDYRVAVGPDVWVLRNHRGELFAYDVGASADGTRRLSAWEDAG
- the rplY gene encoding 50S ribosomal protein L25, with translation MPQTMTIPVQIRERVGKEVARKIRQRGRIPGIVYGPGRSPVPIELDPRPVVHLLEQGIAENTLVELRTDDNQRWLCLLKDYQLDPVRDTLLHADFYAVQADVALTLRVPIRLVGEPPALKAGAVLQFLVREIEVECLPKDIPEVIEVDISNLELNDFIQVRDLKLPPGVRAVEDPDEVIVTLTAAEEYVEEAVAPALAEAPEPEVIKRGKTEEEEE
- the plsC_2 gene encoding 1-acyl-sn-glycerol-3-phosphate acyltransferase, whose translation is MVRVVWRTWTTVLWTGLVFLASLSTLVGPRRLRRRARWARRWFRGLLRLWGVRPVSAGDPPRAATPGIIVSNHLSYLDVCVLGSMVPCVFAAKAEIRRWPVIGFLARYAGTVFVHRGSALTIRRQVEALRRRVRAGLWVVFFPEGRISDHDGLMPFRRGLFALASATGLPVYPVVLRYAPLTDVHWATPEPLHRHAWRWFRRPSVTAYIRWLPPVRLAAVPPEALPGVVARLQETMQRAYEALKAFEGPATPSVEGALS